One Verrucomicrobiaceae bacterium genomic window carries:
- a CDS encoding J domain-containing protein, protein MFSDAEETMEGRPSATQFAAPSGKGRKPREKRQRANGAGGQGDDEKRFAEVLRLMPPYSLQQAEQNYRALMKTCHPDPNDESVENNQRAAELNDAIEFFRRDSGS, encoded by the coding sequence GTGTTCTCCGATGCCGAGGAGACGATGGAAGGCAGACCTTCAGCAACGCAGTTCGCCGCACCCAGCGGCAAGGGACGCAAACCTCGTGAGAAGCGCCAGCGTGCCAACGGAGCAGGCGGGCAGGGCGACGATGAAAAACGCTTTGCAGAAGTTCTGCGACTGATGCCGCCATACAGCTTGCAGCAGGCCGAGCAGAATTATCGGGCACTGATGAAGACCTGCCATCCCGATCCGAACGACGAATCAGTCGAGAACAACCAGAGGGCGGCAGAATTGAATGATGCGATTGAGTTTTTTCGCCGAGACTCAGGCAGCTAG
- a CDS encoding replication initiator protein A gives MLTLDKRYFDIPGSVERWLYLYARKATGGVNGMWKETFKSLYRKSASQQEYKHYASALRKLVKKNELPGLRLEQTKSTSGDDMLLMERTAKREVIESKTEKPQPEQIALIEKTPLEEAWEIVLEVMRKHLGEAVVNSWLAKLRLKGLDGTTLTYQAPTKFIGEWVETHYRFKLMDAWRSVGHPVDEIKIESAKRKLAA, from the coding sequence GTGCTCACGCTCGACAAACGGTATTTTGATATTCCTGGCAGCGTGGAGCGCTGGCTTTACCTCTACGCGAGAAAAGCAACCGGCGGTGTGAACGGCATGTGGAAAGAGACGTTCAAGAGCCTGTATCGGAAGTCAGCGTCACAACAGGAATACAAGCATTACGCCAGCGCACTCAGGAAGCTGGTGAAGAAAAACGAATTGCCTGGACTGCGACTTGAACAGACAAAATCAACCAGCGGTGACGACATGCTTTTGATGGAGCGCACTGCGAAACGCGAAGTGATCGAATCGAAAACCGAGAAACCTCAACCTGAGCAGATTGCGCTGATTGAAAAGACGCCTCTTGAGGAGGCTTGGGAAATCGTGCTCGAAGTGATGCGGAAACATCTCGGCGAAGCGGTCGTCAACTCGTGGCTTGCGAAGTTACGATTGAAAGGACTCGACGGAACCACCCTCACCTATCAAGCGCCGACGAAGTTCATCGGCGAGTGGGTCGAAACACACTACAGATTCAAGCTCATGGATGCCTGGCGGTCTGTGGGGCATCCCGTTGATGAAATCAAAATCGAGAGTGCCAAGCGCAAGCTAGCTGCCTGA
- a CDS encoding replication initiator protein A — MAPKEQIDLMARCWFSLTAGRTEPIQHEYVDAKTGQTETVRISGSAEHGIATIHDQDLLIFAVSQWIDAKRMGLEPSRRIHFTPYQFLAWINREPGGGQYQRLKDALHRLKMTSIQTTIRSESGKRTRNRIRQFSWISEWEITEENGEIRGVEVVLAEWLLKACRISMCSRSTNGILIFLAAWSAGFTSTREKQPAV, encoded by the coding sequence GTGGCCCCTAAAGAGCAGATTGATTTGATGGCACGCTGCTGGTTCAGCCTAACTGCTGGGCGCACAGAGCCGATTCAACATGAGTATGTGGATGCGAAAACCGGACAGACCGAGACGGTCCGCATCAGTGGAAGCGCTGAACACGGCATCGCCACAATCCACGATCAAGACTTGCTCATCTTTGCTGTTTCGCAATGGATTGACGCGAAACGCATGGGGCTGGAACCTTCTCGAAGGATTCACTTCACCCCATATCAGTTCCTCGCATGGATCAATCGCGAACCTGGCGGCGGACAATATCAGCGTCTCAAGGATGCGCTGCACAGACTCAAGATGACCAGCATTCAGACAACGATTCGCTCTGAGTCCGGCAAACGCACGCGCAACCGCATCAGACAGTTTTCGTGGATTTCAGAATGGGAAATCACCGAAGAGAACGGAGAGATTCGAGGTGTAGAAGTGGTTCTTGCAGAATGGCTTTTGAAAGCGTGCAGGATTTCCATGTGCTCACGCTCGACAAACGGTATTTTGATATTCCTGGCAGCGTGGAGCGCTGGCTTTACCTCTACGCGAGAAAAGCAACCGGCGGTGTGA